In Bacteroidota bacterium, the following proteins share a genomic window:
- a CDS encoding acyltransferase, whose product MNRNKNLDYLRGISAFGIMLYHYSSWMFGKYSSEDFFGRVGIYGVSLFYILSGLTLFCVYNDKLTLEKWNILDFFKKRILRIFPLLWLATLISVFVYHFNRFDNLNLALNLSGLFGLFNWDKYYAVGAWSIGNEMVFYICFPFLVYFTKHSKITFLLISLFIAILFLFFTFNILNAERPLSEQWRNYVNPLNQLYLFYAGILIGKFVKNVSFSTLTIRLIFVVGLLIFIFFPVTGNTINLITGINRIVFSISCVLLCFSFFKLNITLPSYLEFSLTQLGHISYSVYLLHPILFHFLHPYLKSILPYSTFSHYIIFSLMILTTIISSYFVYEYFEKTFIRFGHGKTPVLLKNYKG is encoded by the coding sequence ATGAATAGAAATAAAAATCTTGATTATTTAAGAGGTATTTCTGCCTTTGGAATAATGCTGTATCATTACTCTTCTTGGATGTTCGGAAAATACTCATCAGAAGATTTTTTTGGAAGGGTTGGTATTTATGGAGTTTCATTATTTTATATTTTAAGTGGATTAACTCTTTTTTGTGTTTATAATGATAAATTAACTCTAGAGAAATGGAACATTTTAGATTTTTTTAAAAAAAGGATTTTAAGAATATTTCCTCTATTGTGGTTAGCTACACTAATAAGTGTTTTTGTATATCATTTTAATCGTTTTGATAATTTAAATTTAGCATTGAACTTGAGCGGTTTGTTTGGGTTATTTAATTGGGATAAATATTATGCTGTTGGGGCATGGTCAATAGGGAATGAAATGGTCTTTTATATTTGTTTTCCCTTTTTGGTCTATTTTACCAAACACTCTAAAATAACTTTCCTTTTAATTTCTCTTTTTATTGCTATTTTATTTTTGTTTTTCACGTTTAATATATTAAATGCTGAAAGACCACTAAGTGAACAATGGAGAAACTATGTAAATCCTTTAAATCAATTATACCTTTTTTATGCAGGAATTTTGATCGGGAAATTTGTTAAAAATGTTTCATTTTCTACATTAACAATTAGATTAATTTTTGTTGTTGGATTATTGATTTTTATTTTTTTTCCCGTCACTGGAAATACTATAAATTTGATAACTGGAATCAACAGGATCGTTTTTTCAATTAGTTGTGTTTTGCTTTGCTTTTCTTTTTTTAAATTAAACATTACTTTACCGAGTTATTTGGAATTTTCTTTAACACAATTAGGCCATATAAGTTATTCTGTTTATTTGCTTCATCCTATCCTTTTCCACTTTTTGCATCCATACCTAAAATCTATTTTGCCATATTCAACTTTTTCACATTACATAATTTTTTCATTAATGATCTTAACAACTATAATCTCAAGCTACTTTGTTTATGAATATTTTGAAAAAACATTTATTAGATTTGGACATGGAAAAACACCAGTCTTACTTAAAAACTATAAAGGCTAA
- a CDS encoding polysaccharide pyruvyl transferase family protein yields MEDQYVILTGSKNNAGDFLIKHRAKKLFSELRSDRKIIDIDAWKQFSDEELEIVNNSRALILMGGPALQFDMRPKVYELTQYLNDIKVPIISMGIGWKSREGEWRSSHTYKLNEPTLELLKRIDSSGYCSGVRDYHTLNILLKNKFSNFLMTGCPALYNTDFIRKAFDTNIPIINISYSLGVSFVESDSMETSMKENILGLSSFFKEKNFQVVFHHSLKKEVYQSSPEHDKFYKKHVEFQAWLNDNQINYKDISGSAEGLIEHYQKCDLHIGYRVHAHIFMCSESRLSVLLNEDGRGKALKYVISGLMFDAYELVKNELKLPNLNNKLYLKAINKIYLALLPSVKYQIEMKGHPFLTEDIIQNLSYEIENAFPRISATRKNIDLNYLQMKKFILQLP; encoded by the coding sequence ATGGAAGACCAATATGTTATATTAACAGGCAGTAAAAATAATGCAGGTGATTTTTTGATAAAACACCGTGCAAAAAAATTATTCTCAGAACTAAGGTCCGATCGTAAAATTATTGATATTGATGCCTGGAAGCAATTTTCAGATGAAGAGTTAGAAATTGTAAACAATTCAAGGGCTCTAATTTTAATGGGAGGTCCTGCACTTCAGTTTGATATGAGGCCAAAGGTATATGAATTAACCCAATATCTAAATGATATAAAAGTTCCAATTATTTCTATGGGTATTGGTTGGAAATCAAGGGAAGGTGAATGGCGATCATCTCATACTTATAAACTGAATGAACCCACGCTTGAATTATTAAAAAGAATTGATAGTTCCGGATACTGCTCAGGCGTAAGAGATTACCACACCTTAAACATTTTGCTTAAAAATAAATTCAGCAACTTTTTAATGACAGGTTGCCCAGCCTTATATAATACCGATTTTATTCGTAAAGCATTTGATACCAATATCCCAATCATTAATATTTCCTATTCTTTAGGAGTGAGTTTTGTAGAAAGCGATTCCATGGAGACCTCCATGAAAGAGAACATTTTGGGTTTGTCTTCTTTTTTTAAAGAAAAAAACTTCCAGGTAGTATTTCATCATTCTTTGAAAAAAGAAGTGTATCAGAGTTCCCCGGAACATGATAAATTTTATAAAAAACATGTAGAATTTCAAGCTTGGTTAAATGATAATCAAATAAATTACAAAGATATTTCCGGTTCTGCTGAAGGGCTCATTGAGCATTATCAAAAATGTGACCTGCATATTGGTTATAGGGTACACGCCCATATTTTTATGTGCAGTGAATCACGGCTTTCTGTTTTATTGAATGAAGATGGTAGGGGTAAGGCTTTAAAATATGTTATTTCAGGCTTAATGTTTGATGCTTATGAACTTGTTAAAAATGAGTTAAAACTTCCAAACCTCAACAACAAATTATATTTAAAAGCAATTAATAAAATTTATTTAGCACTACTGCCTTCTGTGAAATATCAAATCGAAATGAAGGGTCATCCTTTTTTAACAGAAGATATCATTCAGAACCTTAGCTATGAGATCGAGAATGCTTTCCCGAGGATTTCTGCAACCAGGAAAAATATCGATTTAAATTATTTGCAAATGAAAAAGTTTATTTTGCAATTGCCCTAA
- a CDS encoding ABC transporter ATP-binding protein — translation MKTVIKVENVSKQYRLGNIGTGTLAHDFSRWWAKIKGKEDPFLKVGQANVTSEKADSEYVWALENINFTVKKGEILGIIGKNGAGKSTLLKILSRVTHPTMGQIKIKGRIASLLEVGTGFHPELTGKENIFLNGAILGMSKIEIKRKFDEIVEFSGVERYIDTPVKRYSSGMRVRLAFSVAAHLEPEILIIDEVLAVGDADFQKKCLGKMDEVAKQGRTVLFVSHQLGMVKTLCTRALLLREGRLVFEGDTEAVIEQYLSDAFNQVTDKPVVEFPLEKELIAQVKKARILNLNAEPTLVFDVFDSVRLELEYIIRQNLQSVSCIIDVERNGELLFSSFDTDRNPELLSTRLPGIYTATVNLPTPLKAGVYTISVRISRTNVGTIFASKNIFKFTIEERSFDASLKSYASKRNGKIVADLPWDVIEFIPSEEFVN, via the coding sequence ATGAAAACGGTAATTAAGGTAGAAAATGTAAGTAAACAGTACCGTTTAGGTAATATTGGCACCGGCACTTTAGCCCATGACTTTAGCCGTTGGTGGGCAAAAATTAAAGGAAAAGAGGATCCTTTTTTAAAAGTTGGACAAGCAAATGTCACTTCTGAAAAAGCAGATTCTGAATATGTTTGGGCCCTGGAGAATATTAATTTTACAGTTAAAAAAGGTGAAATTCTGGGTATTATCGGTAAGAATGGAGCAGGAAAATCTACCTTACTCAAAATTCTTTCCAGAGTTACTCATCCTACCATGGGGCAAATAAAAATAAAAGGCAGAATTGCCAGTTTGTTGGAAGTAGGAACAGGTTTTCATCCTGAATTGACCGGAAAAGAAAATATTTTTTTGAATGGAGCAATTCTTGGGATGTCTAAAATTGAAATCAAAAGAAAATTTGATGAAATTGTAGAATTTTCAGGTGTTGAAAGATATATAGATACTCCTGTAAAAAGGTATTCCAGTGGAATGCGGGTTAGACTTGCTTTTTCAGTTGCAGCTCACCTGGAGCCTGAAATATTGATTATTGATGAAGTTTTGGCAGTAGGAGATGCAGATTTTCAAAAAAAATGTCTTGGTAAAATGGATGAAGTTGCAAAACAGGGAAGAACTGTTCTGTTTGTAAGCCATCAGTTAGGAATGGTAAAAACATTATGTACGCGTGCCTTATTGCTACGTGAGGGGCGTCTTGTTTTTGAGGGTGATACAGAGGCAGTTATTGAGCAATATCTTTCAGATGCTTTTAACCAGGTTACAGATAAACCGGTTGTAGAATTTCCTTTGGAAAAAGAGCTTATTGCACAGGTGAAAAAAGCAAGAATTTTAAATTTAAATGCTGAACCTACATTAGTTTTTGATGTTTTTGATTCAGTAAGGCTAGAATTGGAATATATAATAAGACAAAATTTACAGAGTGTTTCCTGTATTATTGATGTGGAAAGAAACGGAGAATTGCTTTTCAGTTCCTTTGATACCGATAGAAACCCGGAATTGCTTTCAACAAGATTACCGGGAATCTATACGGCCACCGTTAATTTGCCTACTCCTTTAAAAGCTGGTGTATATACTATCAGTGTAAGGATTAGCAGAACGAATGTAGGCACCATCTTCGCATCAAAAAATATTTTTAAATTCACTATTGAAGAACGTTCTTTTGATGCAAGCTTAAAATCATATGCAAGTAAAAGAAATGGAAAAATAGTGGCAGATTTACCATGGGATGTAATTGAGTTTATTCCAAGTGAAGAATTTGTAAATTGA